From a region of the candidate division WOR-3 bacterium genome:
- a CDS encoding AAA family ATPase → MRYDKFTQKAQEALALAQEILDEYNHQELDTEHIFLALLRQDDGLLGKILKRMDIMPEAVQRRLESTLDVRPKVYGGATAQIYITPRVKNLLTLARSEAQRMKDEYVGCEHIFLAITEEREGDTAKLLREFGINKEKVYQALQTIRGSQRVTDQDAENKYMALERFARDITALAKQGKLDPVIGRDKEIKRVIQVLSRRTKNNPVLIGDAGVGKTAIVEGLAQKIVEKNVPEILKDKRILSLDMGALVAGSKYRGEFEDRLKAVMDEIKKGKGEIILFIDEMHTIVGAGAAEGAIDASNMLKPALARGELQCIGATTLNEYRKYIEKDAALERRFAPVFVSEPSLEDTIEILKGLRKRYESHHGVVIDDSAIEAAVKLSDRYITERFLPDKAIDLIDEACARARIEVYSMPEELKEMERRLEQLGEEGRAAVDRRDYEKAAELRDEADRIQEEYRRKRNEWMKQRGIDDRVTEEDIAQIVSSWTGIPVSRMVESEMDKLLKMEDRIHQRLIDQNDAVTAVSDAIRRSRAGLKDPNRPIGSFIFLGPTGVGKTELAKSLAEFLFDTEEAMVRIDMSEYQEKHTVSRLIGAPPGYVGYEEGGQLTEAVRRRPYRVILLDEFEKAHPDIFNILLQLLDDGRLTDGQGRTVDFKNTIIIMTSNIGSEIITENLKNGSFDYEQVKKDV, encoded by the coding sequence ATGAGATACGATAAATTTACTCAAAAGGCGCAGGAGGCGCTGGCACTTGCACAGGAAATCCTTGATGAATACAACCATCAAGAGCTTGATACCGAACATATCTTCCTGGCATTGCTCAGGCAGGACGACGGTCTGCTCGGAAAGATATTGAAGCGGATGGATATTATGCCGGAAGCGGTCCAGCGTCGACTCGAATCGACACTCGATGTCAGGCCAAAAGTTTACGGCGGTGCGACCGCTCAGATTTATATCACACCGCGTGTAAAGAATCTGTTGACCCTGGCGCGTAGTGAAGCACAGCGTATGAAGGATGAATACGTCGGATGCGAACATATCTTTCTGGCGATTACTGAAGAACGGGAAGGGGATACTGCGAAATTACTCAGGGAATTCGGAATTAATAAGGAAAAGGTCTATCAGGCGTTGCAGACCATCCGCGGTTCGCAGCGTGTGACTGATCAGGACGCCGAAAACAAATATATGGCGCTTGAGAGGTTTGCACGGGACATCACCGCCCTTGCAAAACAGGGAAAGCTTGATCCGGTCATTGGAAGGGATAAGGAGATAAAGCGTGTCATTCAGGTGCTGTCGCGTCGTACAAAGAACAATCCCGTACTCATCGGTGATGCGGGTGTCGGTAAGACCGCGATCGTCGAGGGACTTGCTCAGAAGATTGTGGAGAAGAATGTTCCTGAGATATTAAAGGATAAACGCATACTTTCGCTCGATATGGGAGCACTCGTTGCAGGCTCCAAATACCGTGGTGAATTCGAAGATAGATTAAAGGCGGTGATGGATGAGATAAAAAAGGGTAAGGGAGAGATAATTCTTTTCATCGATGAGATGCATACGATTGTCGGCGCCGGCGCCGCAGAGGGTGCGATCGATGCGTCGAATATGCTGAAGCCCGCACTGGCACGCGGTGAACTCCAGTGTATCGGCGCCACGACACTCAATGAGTACAGAAAGTATATTGAAAAGGATGCGGCACTGGAACGACGGTTCGCGCCGGTATTCGTCAGTGAGCCGTCGCTTGAAGACACCATAGAGATCTTAAAAGGTTTAAGAAAACGCTATGAATCGCACCACGGTGTGGTGATCGATGATTCAGCGATTGAAGCCGCTGTCAAGTTGTCTGATAGATATATAACCGAAAGATTTCTGCCTGATAAGGCGATCGATTTGATTGATGAGGCTTGTGCGCGTGCCCGGATAGAAGTCTATTCGATGCCCGAAGAACTGAAAGAGATGGAGCGGCGTCTGGAACAACTCGGTGAAGAAGGCAGGGCGGCGGTTGACCGTCGTGATTATGAAAAGGCGGCGGAACTGCGTGACGAAGCCGACCGTATTCAGGAAGAATACAGGCGTAAGAGAAACGAATGGATGAAACAGCGCGGCATCGACGATCGGGTGACTGAAGAGGATATCGCCCAGATCGTATCGTCGTGGACCGGGATTCCGGTCTCCAGGATGGTCGAGTCGGAGATGGATAAACTTTTAAAGATGGAAGATAGGATTCATCAGAGGCTGATTGACCAGAACGACGCCGTGACAGCGGTCAGCGATGCAATCAGACGTTCACGCGCCGGTTTGAAAGACCCTAATCGACCGATCGGTTCATTCATCTTCCTGGGACCTACAGGAGTCGGTAAGACCGAGCTTGCAAAATCACTCGCCGAATTTCTCTTTGATACGGAAGAGGCGATGGTCCGCATTGATATGAGTGAATATCAGGAGAAGCATACTGTTTCCCGTTTGATCGGTGCACCACCCGGTTATGTGGGATATGAAGAAGGCGGTCAGCTCACTGAAGCGGTACGCCGACGACCCTATCGAGTAATCCTGCTCGATGAGTTTGAAAAGGCACATCCGGATATCTTCAATATCCTGCTCCAACTCCTCGACGACGGCAGATTGACCGACGGCCAGGGCAGGACCGTGGACTTTAAAAATACGATTATCATTATGACCTCGAATATCGGCAGTGAGATCATCACGGAAAATTTGAAGAACGGCTCTTTTGATTATGAACAGGTGAAAAAGGATGT
- the pgsB gene encoding poly-gamma-glutamate synthase PgsB, whose amino-acid sequence MLMGIYAVLVLLFLLIGYLITERIIHKKHIQALPIRIWVNGSRGKSSVTRLIAAGLRAKYEKVIAKTTGTAPRFIVDNTTEYPVIRLGLANIREQIRIFKKAIEERPAAVVLECMALRPDLQKIESKQIVEPTAVVITNIRPDHLDVMGPTVKDIAKTFVETIPKNCPLFTNEGELLEKFKKKLKRQNSKLIKADPEKVPDSEVKKFPYWEHKENICLALEVCRYFGVEKKKALQYMQKVTPDPGALRRYKLRLNNQQVLLVNAMAANDPESTHRIWKSLNKDHPEVDILINCRNDRLDRSLQIAELLKNHLNTASRYILTGSGTDILEKRLTKTFDKDKIVNLGGAKPHQTVDAVSQLISDESLLFAIGNTVGYGAELIKEFLKHQEGKC is encoded by the coding sequence ATGTTGATGGGTATCTACGCGGTACTGGTCCTGCTTTTTCTGCTGATTGGTTACCTGATAACCGAAAGAATTATCCACAAAAAACATATCCAGGCATTACCCATCCGCATCTGGGTCAACGGTTCAAGGGGTAAATCATCCGTGACGCGGCTGATCGCCGCAGGTCTACGGGCGAAATACGAAAAAGTAATCGCCAAGACCACCGGCACCGCCCCCAGATTCATCGTGGATAATACTACAGAATATCCGGTTATCCGACTCGGCCTGGCGAATATCAGGGAACAGATCAGAATATTCAAAAAAGCTATCGAAGAAAGACCCGCGGCAGTGGTACTCGAATGTATGGCTCTCAGACCCGACCTCCAGAAGATTGAATCAAAACAGATCGTAGAGCCGACGGCGGTGGTGATAACCAATATCAGGCCCGACCATCTGGATGTAATGGGTCCGACCGTCAAAGATATCGCAAAGACATTTGTCGAAACCATCCCGAAAAACTGCCCCCTGTTCACGAATGAAGGCGAACTGCTCGAAAAGTTCAAAAAAAAACTTAAACGTCAGAACAGTAAACTGATCAAAGCAGACCCGGAAAAAGTCCCCGACTCCGAAGTAAAAAAATTCCCTTACTGGGAACATAAAGAAAACATCTGCCTCGCCCTCGAAGTCTGCAGATATTTCGGAGTCGAAAAAAAGAAGGCTCTCCAGTATATGCAGAAGGTCACACCCGACCCCGGCGCTTTGAGAAGATACAAACTCAGACTGAACAATCAACAGGTCCTCCTGGTTAATGCTATGGCGGCGAATGACCCGGAATCGACCCATCGAATCTGGAAATCACTCAATAAAGACCATCCAGAAGTCGATATCCTGATCAACTGCCGTAATGACCGGCTCGACCGCTCTCTCCAGATAGCCGAACTCCTCAAAAACCATCTCAACACGGCATCCCGTTATATCCTCACGGGCAGCGGCACCGACATTCTGGAAAAGAGGCTGACAAAGACCTTTGATAAAGACAAGATCGTAAATCTGGGCGGAGCAAAGCCGCACCAGACGGTTGATGCGGTCTCTCAGCTCATCTCCGACGAATCTCTGCTCTTTGCGATCGGCAACACCGTGGGTTACGGCGCTGAACTGATAAAAGAGTTTCTCAAACATCAGGAGGGAAAATGCTGA
- the pgsC gene encoding poly-gamma-glutamate biosynthesis protein PgsC, protein MLIEAVGLGMFLSLILTETIGLAAGGIVVPGYIALVLHHPLQVVSTVIAGIITFLCVKLISYYTIIYGRRLLIISILIGYLIAYFTKLSPQLGIDALTLNIETVGYVIPGLIAYWIARQGMIPTLAAMLIVSSLVRFIIIIIHNGVVLP, encoded by the coding sequence ATGCTGATCGAAGCAGTCGGTCTGGGAATGTTTCTGAGTCTTATCTTAACCGAGACCATTGGATTGGCTGCAGGCGGTATCGTGGTGCCGGGCTATATCGCACTTGTGCTCCATCATCCGCTTCAAGTCGTCAGCACAGTAATCGCCGGTATCATCACTTTTCTCTGCGTCAAATTAATCTCTTACTACACGATAATCTATGGAAGAAGATTATTGATCATCTCGATATTAATCGGCTATCTCATCGCCTACTTCACCAAGCTTTCGCCCCAGCTCGGAATAGACGCCCTGACCCTGAATATCGAAACCGTGGGTTATGTGATTCCCGGGCTGATCGCATACTGGATCGCCCGCCAGGGAATGATTCCCACTCTCGCCGCCATGCTCATAGTCTCCAGCCTGGTGAGGTTCATCATCATCATCATCCACAATGGAGTCGTGCTGCCGTGA